The following are encoded in a window of Streptomyces sp. Go-475 genomic DNA:
- a CDS encoding MFS transporter: MMFAVAMTFIDQTIVSIAAPDIVRELGLSSSGMQWVVNAYLLALAAFFALGGRLADLYGPRRVVVIGTLVFVVSSVLCGCVPAGGAAQTWLIVFRAVQGFGAALLFPAALAVVVAVFPVERRGRALALFFGVTGALTALGPLLGGWLTSWTWRAVFWVNVPVAIVALVLTALAHIPDRRRPGMLDVRGAVLVAAGMGLSVLGFQQAWSWGWDSWATWVCVVGGLVVLHGFVRYERQRAHPLIDLRVFRDRAFTMDAAVLFFAMLAFVPLFFFASVYAQVSLSASPNQAALFLLYFFAGFAIASQWGGRILDKQGARPALKLGTAVGAAGFALWAGELTDLSMHDQWPYAALAGAGIGLVLAPASTDAVNRAIGASYGEVTGITQTVRNYAASVGLAVYGTILTHVTTRNVVSTLESRGVPAGDADTVARDVTESVTGSGDSRPPTGTGTAAEATRDAMAAVRMDFAEANQWVFYGMAVALGLGFLCALRHPGGRADAASRAAEPAVRAH, translated from the coding sequence ATGATGTTCGCCGTCGCCATGACCTTCATCGACCAGACCATCGTGTCCATCGCGGCTCCGGACATCGTCCGCGAACTGGGCCTGTCGTCCTCCGGCATGCAGTGGGTGGTCAACGCCTACCTGCTGGCCCTCGCGGCGTTCTTCGCCCTCGGCGGGCGCCTCGCCGACCTCTACGGGCCGCGCCGGGTCGTCGTGATCGGCACGCTGGTGTTCGTCGTCTCGTCGGTGCTGTGCGGCTGCGTCCCCGCGGGCGGTGCCGCGCAGACCTGGCTCATCGTGTTCCGCGCCGTCCAGGGGTTCGGGGCGGCCCTGCTCTTCCCGGCGGCCCTCGCCGTGGTGGTGGCGGTCTTCCCGGTCGAGCGGCGCGGCCGCGCCCTCGCCCTGTTCTTCGGCGTCACCGGCGCGCTGACCGCCCTCGGCCCGCTGCTGGGCGGCTGGCTGACGAGCTGGACGTGGCGGGCCGTCTTCTGGGTCAACGTCCCGGTCGCGATCGTGGCGCTGGTGCTCACGGCCCTGGCGCACATTCCCGACCGGCGGCGGCCGGGCATGCTGGACGTGCGGGGCGCCGTCCTCGTCGCGGCCGGCATGGGCCTGAGCGTCCTGGGCTTCCAGCAGGCCTGGTCCTGGGGGTGGGACAGCTGGGCGACCTGGGTGTGCGTCGTGGGCGGCCTCGTGGTGCTCCACGGGTTCGTCCGCTACGAGCGGCAGCGGGCGCATCCGCTGATCGACCTGCGGGTCTTCCGGGACCGGGCGTTCACCATGGACGCGGCGGTGCTGTTCTTCGCGATGCTCGCCTTCGTCCCGCTGTTCTTCTTCGCCTCCGTGTACGCGCAGGTGTCCCTGAGCGCCTCGCCGAACCAGGCGGCGCTGTTCCTGCTGTACTTCTTCGCGGGCTTCGCGATCGCCTCGCAGTGGGGCGGCCGGATCCTGGACAAGCAGGGCGCGCGCCCGGCCCTGAAACTCGGCACGGCGGTGGGCGCCGCCGGGTTCGCGCTGTGGGCGGGCGAGCTCACCGACCTGTCCATGCACGACCAGTGGCCGTACGCGGCCCTGGCCGGGGCCGGTATCGGCCTCGTCCTCGCGCCCGCCTCGACGGACGCCGTCAACCGGGCCATCGGGGCGTCCTACGGCGAGGTCACCGGCATCACCCAGACCGTGCGCAACTACGCGGCCAGCGTGGGTCTGGCCGTCTACGGCACGATCCTCACGCACGTCACGACCCGCAACGTGGTGAGCACCCTGGAGTCCCGGGGCGTGCCCGCCGGCGACGCGGACACCGTGGCCCGTGACGTCACCGAGTCCGTCACGGGCAGCGGCGACTCCCGGCCGCCCACCGGCACCGGCACCGCCGCCGAGGCGACGCGGGACGCGATGGCCGCCGTCCGCATGGACTTCGCCGAGGCCAACCAGTGGGTGTTCTACGGCATGGCCGTCGCCCTGGGCCTCGGGTTCCTGTGCGCCCTGCGCCACCCGGGCGGCAGGGCGGACGCGGCCTCGCGGGCGGCCGAACCGGCCGTGCGGGCCCACTGA
- the pntB gene encoding Re/Si-specific NAD(P)(+) transhydrogenase subunit beta, which translates to MTTDTAAQAAYVVAALLFILSLAGLSQHRTSRSGVVWGIAGMVVALAATVGLASRSISATGLVLIAVATAVGAGIGLWRARVVEMTGMPELIAIMHSLVGLAAAFVGWNGYLDVDAELSGSLLGIHHAEVFIGVFIGAVTFTGSVVAYLKLSARIASRPLTLPGKHVLNIGALVAFTGLTIAFVARPNMGLLIAVTVIALALGAHLVASIGGGDMPVVVSMLNSYSGWAAAASGFLLANNLLIVTGALVGSSGAYLSYIMCKAMNRSFLSVIAGGFGTPAAASDEGEQGEHREISAEETAELLGNATSVIITPGYGMAVAQAQYPVAELARKLRERGVEVRFGIHPVAGRLPGHMNVLLAEANVPYDIVLEMDEINDDFAATSVVLVIGANDTVNPAATDNPSSPIAGMPVLHVWEAANVVVFKRSMAAGYAGVQNPLFFRENTQMLFGDAKQRVEDILRGLDALDAPVPEMAGTSR; encoded by the coding sequence ATGACCACAGACACGGCCGCACAGGCCGCCTACGTCGTCGCGGCGCTGCTGTTCATCCTCAGCCTCGCCGGCCTCTCGCAGCACCGCACCTCCCGCTCCGGGGTCGTCTGGGGCATCGCCGGCATGGTCGTCGCGCTGGCCGCCACCGTCGGTCTCGCCTCGCGCAGCATCTCCGCCACCGGACTGGTGCTGATCGCCGTCGCGACCGCCGTCGGCGCCGGCATCGGGCTCTGGCGGGCCCGGGTCGTCGAGATGACCGGCATGCCCGAGCTGATCGCCATCATGCACAGCCTCGTCGGCCTGGCCGCCGCGTTCGTCGGCTGGAACGGCTACCTCGACGTCGACGCCGAACTCTCCGGCTCGCTGCTCGGCATCCACCACGCCGAGGTGTTCATCGGCGTGTTCATCGGCGCCGTCACCTTCACCGGCTCGGTCGTCGCCTACCTGAAGCTCTCGGCGCGCATCGCCTCCCGCCCGCTGACCCTGCCGGGCAAGCACGTGCTGAACATCGGCGCCCTGGTCGCCTTCACCGGGCTGACCATCGCGTTCGTCGCCCGCCCGAACATGGGCCTGCTCATCGCCGTCACCGTGATCGCGCTCGCCCTGGGCGCGCACCTGGTCGCCTCGATCGGCGGCGGTGACATGCCGGTGGTCGTCTCCATGCTGAACAGCTACTCCGGCTGGGCGGCGGCCGCCTCGGGCTTCCTGCTCGCCAACAACCTGCTCATCGTCACCGGCGCGCTGGTCGGCTCCTCCGGTGCCTACCTGTCGTACATCATGTGCAAGGCGATGAACCGGTCCTTCCTCTCGGTGATCGCCGGCGGCTTCGGCACCCCCGCCGCCGCGTCCGACGAGGGCGAGCAGGGCGAGCACCGCGAGATCAGCGCCGAGGAGACCGCGGAACTCCTCGGCAACGCCACCTCGGTGATCATCACCCCGGGCTACGGCATGGCCGTCGCCCAGGCGCAGTACCCGGTCGCCGAACTCGCCCGCAAGCTGCGCGAGCGGGGCGTCGAGGTGCGCTTCGGCATCCACCCGGTCGCCGGCCGGCTGCCCGGGCACATGAACGTGCTGCTGGCCGAGGCGAACGTGCCGTACGACATCGTCCTGGAGATGGACGAGATCAACGACGACTTCGCCGCCACCTCGGTCGTCCTGGTCATCGGCGCCAACGACACGGTCAACCCGGCCGCCACCGACAACCCGTCGAGCCCCATCGCGGGCATGCCGGTGCTGCACGTGTGGGAGGCGGCGAACGTGGTCGTCTTCAAGCGGTCGATGGCCGCCGGGTACGCGGGCGTGCAGAACCCCCTGTTCTTCCGCGAGAACACCCAGATGCTCTTCGGCGACGCCAAGCAGCGGGTGGAGGACATCCTGCGCGGCTTGGACGCCCTCGACGCACCGGTCCCGGAGATGGCGGGCACGTCCCGCTGA
- a CDS encoding alpha-amylase family glycosyl hydrolase, with the protein MPRPAPWWRSAVIYQVYIRSFADGDGDGVGDIAGLRARLPHLKSLGVDAIWINPWYRSPMADHGYDVADFRDIDPLFGTLADAERLIEEAHAHGIRVIPDIVPNHTSDQHAWFRAALAAGPGSPERERYVFRPGRGPDGAQPPNDWVSCFGGPAWTRLPDGDWYLHLFAPQQPDLNWQHPEVRAEFESILRFWFGRGVDGFRIDVAHGLVKHPELPDLPPRAEPAVAGPLTRRDEVRPHLDHPHWDRDEVHEIYRAWRKVADEFPGDRSFVAEAWADTPERLAAYVRRDGLHTAFNFDFLMCGWDAKDLRAVIDDSLAMLGAVGAPATWVLSNHDVMRHPSRYGRSVARSWLANARYEPEGPLDLELGTRRARAAALLMLALPGGAYVYQGEELGLPEVEDLPESALQDPIWERSGHTDRGRDGCRVPIPWSGQAPPYGFGPAGATPWLPQPADWAGLSVEAQTGDPDSMLELYRTALRIRRDHPALGDGTMTWRDVPEGVLSFGRDPGFACVVNLSPEPYALPAHSAVLLSSGPLTDGVLEPDRAVWLAVDEH; encoded by the coding sequence ATGCCCCGTCCCGCACCCTGGTGGCGCAGCGCCGTCATCTACCAGGTCTACATCCGCAGCTTCGCCGACGGCGACGGCGACGGCGTCGGCGACATCGCCGGCCTGCGCGCCCGCCTGCCCCATCTCAAGTCGCTGGGCGTGGACGCCATCTGGATCAACCCCTGGTACCGGTCGCCCATGGCCGACCACGGCTACGACGTCGCCGACTTCCGGGACATCGACCCGCTGTTCGGGACCCTCGCCGACGCCGAGCGGCTCATCGAGGAAGCGCACGCGCACGGCATCCGCGTCATCCCCGACATCGTGCCCAACCACACCTCCGACCAGCACGCCTGGTTCCGGGCTGCCCTGGCGGCCGGACCCGGCAGCCCCGAACGCGAGCGCTACGTCTTCCGCCCCGGGCGCGGCCCCGACGGGGCGCAGCCCCCGAACGACTGGGTCTCCTGCTTCGGCGGCCCGGCCTGGACCCGGCTGCCCGACGGCGACTGGTACCTCCACCTCTTCGCACCCCAGCAGCCCGACCTCAACTGGCAACACCCCGAGGTGCGGGCCGAGTTCGAGTCGATCCTGCGGTTCTGGTTCGGCCGGGGCGTCGACGGCTTCCGCATCGACGTCGCCCACGGCCTGGTCAAACACCCGGAGCTGCCCGACCTGCCGCCCCGCGCGGAACCGGCGGTGGCGGGACCGCTCACCCGCCGCGACGAGGTCCGGCCGCACCTGGACCATCCGCACTGGGACCGGGACGAGGTGCACGAGATCTACCGCGCCTGGCGCAAGGTCGCCGACGAGTTCCCCGGCGACCGCTCCTTCGTCGCCGAGGCCTGGGCGGACACCCCCGAACGCCTCGCCGCCTACGTCCGCCGGGACGGCCTGCACACCGCCTTCAACTTCGACTTCCTGATGTGCGGCTGGGACGCCAAGGACCTGCGCGCCGTCATCGACGACTCCCTCGCCATGCTCGGCGCGGTGGGCGCGCCCGCCACCTGGGTCCTGTCCAACCACGACGTGATGCGCCACCCCAGCCGCTACGGCCGCAGCGTCGCGCGCAGCTGGCTCGCCAACGCGCGGTACGAACCCGAAGGCCCCCTCGACCTGGAACTCGGCACCCGGCGCGCCCGCGCCGCCGCCCTGCTGATGCTCGCCCTGCCCGGCGGCGCCTACGTCTACCAGGGCGAGGAACTCGGCCTGCCCGAGGTCGAGGACCTGCCCGAGTCCGCCCTCCAGGACCCGATCTGGGAACGCTCCGGCCACACCGACCGGGGCCGCGACGGCTGCCGCGTCCCGATCCCCTGGTCCGGCCAGGCACCCCCGTACGGCTTCGGCCCCGCCGGAGCCACCCCCTGGCTGCCCCAGCCGGCCGACTGGGCCGGGCTGAGCGTCGAGGCGCAGACCGGCGACCCGGACTCCATGCTGGAGCTGTACCGCACGGCCCTGCGCATCCGCCGCGACCACCCCGCCCTCGGCGACGGCACCATGACCTGGCGGGACGTCCCGGAGGGGGTGCTGTCCTTCGGCCGCGACCCGGGCTTCGCCTGCGTGGTCAACCTCTCGCCCGAGCCGTACGCGCTGCCCGCCCACTCCGCGGTCCTCCTCTCCAGCGGCCCGCTGACGGACGGCGTGCTGGAGCCGGACCGGGCGGTGTGGCTGGCGGTGGACGAACACTAG
- the argG gene encoding argininosuccinate synthase, translating to MSKVLTSLPAGERVGIAFSGGLDTSVAVAWMRDKGAVPCTYTADIGQYDEPDIASVPGRAKTYGAEIARLVDCRAALVEEGLAALTCGAFHIRSGGRAYFNTTPLGRAVTGTLLVRAMLEDNVQIWGDGSTFKGNDIERFYRYGLLANPHLRIYKPWLDAAFVTELGGRKEMSEWLVAHGLPYRDSTEKAYSTDANIWGATHEAKTLEHLDTGIETVEPIMGVKFWDPAVEIATEDVTIGFDQGRPVTINGKEFASAVDLVMEANAIGGRHGLGMSDQIENRIIEAKSRGIYEAPGMALLHAAYERLVNAIHNEDTLAQYHTEGRRLGRLMYEGRWLDPQALMIRESLQRWVGAAVTGEVTLRLRRGEDYSILDTTGPAFSYHPDKLSMERTEDSAFGPVDRIGQLTMRNLDIADSRAKLEQYAGIGLIGTGSPTIGASQAAATGLIGTMPELPEGGAEAIASRGAVSEEDAWLDRAAMESGND from the coding sequence ATGTCCAAGGTCCTCACCTCCCTGCCCGCCGGCGAGCGCGTCGGCATCGCCTTCTCGGGCGGTCTCGACACCTCCGTCGCGGTCGCGTGGATGCGCGACAAGGGCGCCGTCCCGTGCACCTACACCGCCGACATCGGCCAGTACGACGAGCCCGACATCGCCTCGGTGCCCGGCCGTGCCAAGACCTACGGCGCGGAGATCGCGCGCCTGGTCGACTGCCGCGCGGCGCTGGTCGAGGAGGGCCTGGCCGCGCTGACCTGCGGCGCGTTCCACATCCGCTCGGGCGGGCGGGCGTACTTCAACACCACCCCGCTGGGGCGCGCCGTCACCGGCACGCTGCTGGTGCGGGCGATGCTGGAGGACAACGTCCAGATCTGGGGCGACGGCTCCACCTTCAAGGGCAACGACATCGAGCGGTTCTACCGCTACGGCCTGCTCGCCAACCCGCACCTGCGGATCTACAAGCCCTGGCTGGACGCGGCGTTCGTGACCGAGCTGGGCGGCCGCAAGGAGATGTCGGAGTGGCTGGTCGCCCACGGCCTGCCCTACCGCGACAGCACGGAGAAGGCGTACTCCACCGACGCCAACATCTGGGGCGCCACCCACGAGGCCAAGACCCTGGAGCACCTGGACACCGGCATCGAGACGGTCGAGCCCATCATGGGCGTCAAGTTCTGGGACCCCGCGGTCGAGATCGCCACCGAGGACGTGACGATCGGCTTCGACCAGGGCCGCCCCGTGACGATCAACGGCAAGGAGTTCGCCTCCGCCGTCGACCTGGTCATGGAGGCCAACGCCATCGGCGGCCGGCACGGCCTGGGCATGTCCGACCAGATCGAGAACCGGATCATCGAGGCCAAGAGCCGCGGCATCTACGAGGCCCCCGGCATGGCCCTGCTGCACGCCGCCTACGAGCGCCTCGTCAACGCCATCCACAACGAGGACACCCTCGCCCAGTACCACACCGAGGGCCGGCGCCTCGGGCGGCTGATGTACGAGGGCCGCTGGCTGGACCCGCAGGCGCTGATGATCCGCGAGTCGCTCCAGCGCTGGGTCGGCGCGGCCGTCACCGGCGAGGTCACGCTGCGGCTGCGGCGCGGCGAGGACTACTCGATCCTCGACACGACCGGCCCGGCGTTCAGCTACCACCCGGACAAGCTGTCCATGGAGCGCACCGAGGACTCCGCGTTCGGCCCGGTGGACCGGATCGGCCAGCTCACCATGCGCAACCTGGACATCGCCGACTCGCGCGCCAAGCTGGAGCAGTACGCCGGCATCGGCCTGATCGGCACCGGCAGCCCCACCATCGGCGCCTCCCAGGCCGCCGCGACCGGCCTGATCGGCACCATGCCGGAGCTGCCCGAGGGCGGCGCCGAGGCCATCGCCTCCCGGGGCGCGGTCTCGGAGGAGGACGCCTGGCTGGACCGCGCGGCGATGGAGTCGGGCAACGACTGA
- a CDS encoding Lrp/AsnC family transcriptional regulator: MEPGAALDPLDLKLLQALQLDGRAPFSRIAQVLGVSDQTVARRYRRLRTRARLKVLGVADENRLGRSSWIVRLRCTPDVAEQLAGGLARRPDTSYVSLNSGGTEVMCMMKPRNREARDELLLDRLQRTPRVTSVSAHCVLHPFYGGALGWLNKADALSPDEQAALRPPPVAAPAGPVALDADDESLIDVLRHDGRATLTELQSATGQSESVVKRRLEWLRSTGVLYFRVQHDTSLLGHEVESILWLTVAPAALASVGRVLAEHPQVPFAAAVTGQANIFAASLHRSAGDLYTYLSEKIGALEGVRSVETALTLRRIKQLSYEPRRTGSA, from the coding sequence ATGGAACCGGGCGCCGCCCTCGATCCGCTCGACCTGAAGCTGCTGCAGGCGCTCCAGCTGGACGGGCGGGCGCCGTTCAGCCGGATCGCGCAGGTGCTCGGCGTCTCCGACCAGACCGTCGCCCGGCGGTACCGGCGGCTGCGCACCCGCGCCCGGCTGAAGGTGCTCGGCGTGGCCGACGAGAACCGCCTCGGCCGCAGCAGCTGGATCGTCCGGCTGCGCTGCACCCCGGACGTGGCCGAGCAGTTGGCGGGCGGGCTCGCCCGGCGCCCGGACACCTCCTACGTCAGCCTGAACTCCGGCGGCACGGAGGTGATGTGCATGATGAAGCCGCGCAACCGGGAGGCCCGCGACGAACTCCTCCTCGACCGGCTCCAGCGCACACCCCGCGTCACGTCGGTCAGCGCCCACTGCGTGCTGCACCCGTTCTACGGCGGCGCGCTCGGCTGGCTGAACAAGGCCGACGCCCTCTCCCCCGACGAGCAGGCGGCGCTGCGCCCGCCGCCCGTCGCGGCGCCCGCGGGCCCGGTCGCCCTGGACGCGGACGACGAGTCGCTGATCGACGTGCTGCGGCACGACGGCCGCGCCACGCTCACCGAACTGCAGTCGGCCACCGGCCAGTCGGAGTCCGTGGTCAAGCGGCGCCTGGAGTGGCTGCGGTCCACCGGAGTGCTCTACTTCCGCGTCCAGCACGACACGAGCCTGCTCGGCCACGAGGTGGAGTCCATCCTGTGGCTCACGGTGGCCCCGGCCGCCCTCGCCTCCGTGGGCCGCGTCCTCGCCGAGCACCCCCAGGTCCCCTTCGCCGCGGCCGTCACCGGCCAGGCCAACATCTTCGCCGCCAGCCTGCACCGCAGCGCCGGGGACCTGTACACGTACCTGAGCGAGAAGATCGGCGCACTCGAAGGCGTCCGGTCCGTCGAGACCGCGCTGACCCTGCGCCGCATCAAGCAGCTCTCCTACGAACCCAGGCGCACCGGCTCCGCCTAG
- a CDS encoding Re/Si-specific NAD(P)(+) transhydrogenase subunit alpha, with translation MVPAEPEPQRIGIPAESTAGETRVAATPATVGRLAALGYDVVVEPGAGASSRFSDEAYEEAGARLGDPWHAEIVLKVNGPSREEIGRLRDGATLIALISPALNPELVEELARRPITVLAMDAVPRISRAQSLDVLSSMANIAGYRAVVEAAHAFGRFFTGQVTAAGKVPPAKVLVAGAGVAGLAAIGAARSLGAVVRATDPRPEVAEQVRSLGGEFLTVSAEQEVSTDGYAKATSEDYNRLAAQLYAEQAADVDIIITTALIPGRPAPRLITAEDVARMKPGSVIVDMAAAQGGNVEGTVPGKAVVTDNDVTIIGYTDLPGRLPAQASQLYGTNVVNLMKLLTPGKDGRLVLDFDDVVQRSITVVREGEKTWPPPPVQVSAAPAPATAKNAAAPAPEAPAKPTRPAWASYALVAAGALALFLVTAFSPSELLGHFTVFVLAIVIGFYVIGNVHHALHTPLMSVTNAISGIVVVGALLQIGQGNTAVTVLSFAAILLASINIFGGFAVTRRMLGMFSKG, from the coding sequence ATGGTCCCAGCGGAACCGGAACCCCAGCGGATCGGCATACCGGCCGAGTCCACTGCGGGCGAGACCAGGGTGGCGGCCACGCCGGCCACCGTGGGGAGACTTGCCGCACTCGGGTACGACGTGGTGGTCGAACCGGGAGCGGGAGCCTCGTCCCGCTTCTCCGACGAGGCCTACGAGGAGGCGGGAGCCAGGCTCGGCGACCCGTGGCACGCGGAGATCGTGCTCAAGGTGAACGGGCCCTCCCGTGAGGAGATCGGCCGGCTGCGCGACGGGGCGACCCTGATCGCGCTGATCAGCCCCGCGCTCAACCCGGAACTGGTCGAGGAGCTGGCCCGGCGGCCGATCACCGTGCTCGCCATGGACGCCGTGCCGCGCATCTCGCGCGCCCAGTCCCTGGACGTCCTCAGCTCGATGGCGAACATCGCCGGCTACCGGGCCGTGGTCGAGGCCGCCCACGCCTTCGGCCGGTTCTTCACCGGCCAGGTCACCGCCGCCGGCAAGGTGCCGCCGGCGAAGGTCCTGGTGGCCGGAGCCGGCGTGGCCGGACTCGCGGCGATCGGCGCGGCCCGCAGCCTCGGCGCCGTGGTCCGCGCCACCGACCCCCGGCCCGAGGTCGCCGAGCAGGTCCGCTCCCTGGGCGGCGAGTTCCTGACGGTCTCCGCCGAGCAGGAGGTGAGCACCGACGGCTACGCCAAGGCCACCTCCGAGGACTACAACCGGCTCGCCGCGCAGCTCTACGCCGAGCAGGCCGCCGACGTCGACATCATCATCACCACCGCGCTCATCCCCGGCCGCCCGGCGCCGAGGCTGATCACCGCCGAGGACGTGGCGCGCATGAAGCCCGGCAGCGTCATCGTCGACATGGCCGCGGCCCAGGGCGGCAACGTCGAGGGCACGGTCCCGGGCAAGGCCGTCGTCACCGACAACGACGTGACGATCATCGGCTACACCGACCTGCCCGGCCGGCTCCCCGCCCAGGCCTCGCAGCTGTACGGCACCAACGTCGTCAACCTGATGAAGCTGCTCACGCCCGGCAAGGACGGCCGGCTCGTCCTCGACTTCGACGACGTGGTGCAGCGCTCGATCACCGTGGTCCGCGAGGGCGAGAAGACCTGGCCCCCGCCCCCGGTGCAGGTGTCCGCCGCACCGGCCCCCGCCACCGCGAAGAACGCCGCGGCGCCCGCCCCCGAGGCACCGGCCAAGCCCACCCGCCCCGCGTGGGCCTCCTACGCCCTGGTCGCCGCCGGGGCGCTCGCGCTGTTCCTCGTGACGGCCTTCTCACCCAGCGAACTCCTCGGCCACTTCACGGTGTTCGTCCTGGCGATCGTCATCGGCTTCTACGTCATCGGCAACGTGCACCACGCCCTGCACACCCCATTGATGTCGGTCACCAACGCCATCTCCGGGATCGTCGTGGTCGGCGCGCTGCTCCAGATCGGGCAGGGGAACACCGCCGTCACCGTGCTGTCGTTCGCCGCGATCCTGCTGGCGAGCATCAACATCTTCGGCGGATTCGCCGTCACCCGCCGCATGCTCGGCATGTTCTCGAAGGGCTGA
- the meaB gene encoding methylmalonyl Co-A mutase-associated GTPase MeaB: protein MIDVDAYVKGVLDGKRAIIARAITLVESTRPQHRALAQELLTALLPHSGRARRIGISGVPGVGKSTFIDAFGTLLTSLGHRVAVLAVDPSSSRTGGSILGDKTRMERLAVDPAAFVRPSPTAGTLGGVAKATRESIVVMEAAGYDVILVETVGVGQSETAVANMVDTFLLLTLARTGDQLQGIKKGVLELADVIAVNKADGPHERDARAAARELAGALRLMHGKDAFWTPPVLHCSARESTGLDAVWERLEQHRTLLDSTGRLAAKRRDQQVDWTWGMVRDELLGRLHADPAVRALAPVLEQRVRDGELTPTLAAERILGAFGGGSEAADS, encoded by the coding sequence GTGATCGATGTCGACGCGTATGTGAAGGGCGTGCTCGACGGGAAGCGGGCGATCATCGCCCGGGCCATCACACTCGTCGAGTCGACCCGGCCGCAACACCGGGCGCTGGCCCAGGAGTTGCTGACCGCGCTGCTGCCGCACAGCGGCCGGGCCCGGCGGATCGGGATCAGCGGGGTGCCCGGCGTGGGGAAGTCGACGTTCATCGACGCGTTCGGCACGCTGCTGACCTCGCTCGGGCACCGGGTGGCGGTGCTGGCCGTCGACCCGTCCTCCAGCCGTACGGGCGGCTCCATCCTGGGCGACAAGACCCGCATGGAGCGCCTGGCGGTGGACCCGGCGGCGTTCGTGCGCCCCTCCCCCACGGCCGGGACGCTGGGCGGGGTCGCCAAGGCCACCCGCGAGTCGATCGTGGTGATGGAGGCGGCCGGCTACGACGTGATCCTGGTGGAGACGGTCGGCGTCGGGCAGTCCGAGACGGCCGTCGCGAACATGGTCGACACCTTCCTGCTGCTCACGCTCGCGCGCACCGGCGACCAGCTCCAGGGCATCAAGAAGGGCGTGCTGGAGCTGGCCGACGTGATCGCCGTCAACAAGGCGGACGGGCCGCACGAGCGCGACGCCCGGGCCGCCGCGCGGGAACTGGCCGGCGCGCTGCGGCTGATGCACGGCAAGGACGCGTTCTGGACGCCGCCCGTGCTGCACTGCAGCGCCCGCGAGTCGACCGGTCTGGACGCGGTGTGGGAGCGCCTGGAGCAGCACCGCACGCTGCTGGACTCCACGGGCCGGCTCGCCGCCAAGCGGCGCGACCAGCAGGTCGACTGGACGTGGGGCATGGTCCGCGACGAGCTCCTCGGCCGGCTGCACGCCGACCCGGCGGTGCGGGCCCTGGCGCCCGTGCTGGAGCAGCGGGTACGGGACGGCGAGCTGACCCCGACGCTGGCGGCCGAGCGGATCCTCGGCGCGTTCGGCGGCGGCTCAGAGGCGGCGGATTCCTGA